The window GCGCGGGCACGGATGCTGCGGCTGCGTCAGCTGGTGCAACACGAACCTGCGCTGCTGGCAGTGGCGCTGCGCAACGATGCCGAGAGCGCCGATGCGCTGACGGATGCCGCGGTGGATGCCGCCGGTGCCGACGCCGACGTGCTGACGGCGCGGGCTCTGGTCACCACGGTTGCCGGCACTGTGCGGCTGGCCTTCGATGAATGGGCCCGGCGTGCCGAGCTCGGTCAGGAGGCGTCGGTTCGCGACATCTACCTGGAGTTGCGGCGCGGTCTGGCGCGCTACGTGGAGCAGTTGGGGGATCCGGTCTAGTCACGCTTCCTCCCCAGATGCGGATCTGTGGAGTTATCCACAAGCCCAGGTCAGGCGTTGTTTCGGGGCCCTTCAATGTCGGAGGGGGTCGGCAGGATTGGGGGTATGAACACCTCCCCGACCACCACCGCCGCACGGACGGCCGTGCTGTCGCATGAGCAGGTGATCTCCGGGCTGGAAGGGGCGCGGCGGCGTCGCGCGGAGGCGGATGCCGACGAGTTGTGGTTCCTGTCGCAGGCGGAGGCGGTCGCCGAGGCGCAGACCGCCCGCATCCCCACCAGTGACGGTCGGGAGCGGGAGATGCCGTTGCGGTCGATGGCGGCGGAAGTCGGCGCGGTGCTGCGTCGCTCGGATCACGGCATGCGCGACAGGATGCACGACGCGACCGTGCTGGTGGACGAGTTCCCCGCCACATTCACGGCGCTGCGAGAGGACCGGATCGACCGGCAGCATGTGCGGCTCATCCAGGATGCCGGCGCCCGCATCGCCGACCCCGACGCGCGTGCCCGGTTCGAACAAGCCGCGCTGGTGGCGTGCGAGAACGACACTCCGGGACGGGCGAAGCCACTCGTGCTGATGCTGGCGCAGCGACTCAACCCGGTGCCGTTGGAAGAGCGGCACAAGGAGGCCGCGGCCGGCCGGCGGGTGTGGGTGCGGGACCTCGACGACGGGATGGCGGAGTTGGCCGCGCTGCTGCCGGCGGAGTTGGTATACGCGATGCGGGACCGGCTGAACCAGCACGCCCGCCAGATCGCGGACGCCCACCGCGCCGCGGCCAAAGCCGCTGCCGAGGCCGAAGCCGAAGCGATCGCCGCGGATGTGATCGCGACCGACACCCGGACGATGGATCAAATCCGCGCGGACGTGCTCACCGACCTGGTCCTCACCGGACACGCCAGCGCACCCGAGGCAACCGGGAGCATCCCGGAAGGGACACCGATCGTCGCGCAAGTGCAGATCGTCATCCCCGCCCACACGCTCGTCGGCATCGGCGATGAGCCGGCCGAGCTGGTCGGGTACGGGCCGATCGCCCCCGATACCGCCAGGCGCCTCGCCGCGACCGCCGAGGTGTGGGAACGACTGTTCACCTCACCCACCACGGGCGCGGTGCAGCAGGTGCTCACCTACCGGCCGACCCGGGAGATGCGCAGACACCTCGATGCCCGCGATGAGCACTGCCGGTTCCTGGGGTGTCGAAGACCGGCCCGCCAGTGCGACCTCGACCACACCCATGACGCTGCCCTGGGTGGGCCTACCTGCCTCGCCAATCTCGCGAACCTGTGCCCGGGTCGACATCACCCGGTCAAGCACGGCACCGCGTGGAGCGTGGTGCAGAAAGCCGACGGCATCCTGGAATGGACCAGCCCCACCGGCCGGGTCTACACCGACATCCCCCGACGGGTGCTGGAGTTCATGGCCTTGGCCGCCATCGAGGAGCCCGCACCGTTCTGAACGGGGACTACAGCGTCTCGCGCCCGCGCAGCCGGTCGGTCTCGCGCCGTTCCCGCTTGGTGGGCCGGCCGGTGCCGCGGTCGCGCATCGGCACGAACGCGGTCTCCTCCCGCGGCGGCGGCGGAGGCGTACGGTCTTCGACCGCTGCGGCCGCGAGTGCCGCGCCGACCCGTTTGGTGATGGTCTGGCGCACCACGAGGATGCGGTCGAACCCGGCGACGCGTACCCGAAGCTCGTCGCCCGGTCGCACCGGCTGCGCGGCTTTCGCCCGCTCGCCGTTCACGCGCACGTGTCCGGCGCGGCATGCGGTGGTCGCGGCCGAGCGGGTCTTGTACACGCGTACCGCCCACAGCCAGGCATCCACGCGCGCGGAGCTCACGGCATCCGTCATCGACTGGCCTTCGCCCGCAGGTAGCGCACGACGCCGAGCGCGATGAGGCCCTGTCCGATCGTGTATGTGACCATGACCGCGACGCCGAGCAAGTCGGGAGGGTTCGGAGTGAACCGGTCGAACGCGAGCATGGTGTCGGATGCCAGGAAGAACACGGCGCCCACCAGCACCGCCGGATTGCAGCGTGTCGCGGCGACGGCGGTGGCGCCCAGCAGCAAGCCGTAGATCGCCACTGCGATGGCCAGGCCGCCGAGCAGGGGCCACAACACGACCACAAGCACGACCCACCAGACGGCGTATACGGCCGACCACCAGGGCAGGCGCCGCTCGCCGACATACCGCCAGAAGAGCCAGACGTAGCAGGCGTGCGCCAGGCCGAAGCACAGCAGCATCATGGGCAGTTCGTCCTCGAAGAACGGGAAGAACGCCGCGGCGCCGTCGCCGAGCCACGAGAACGCGAGGGCCGCGATCAACAGCGTGGCCACGGCGCCCCAGCCCGTGCCGCGCAGTGCCCACATCGCGGCGAGGGCGAGCACCGGCATGAGGGCGAGCTTGCTGGGGTACGTCAGCGGCGAATCCACCGCGAGAAACGCGACATGCGCCAGAGCGATGACGGCGTAGGCGGCGAATCCCCACCACCACGACTGGGTGCGTGCCGGATTGGTCACGGTTGTGCCGGGGGCGAGGTGCACGGCGCTCCTTCGGGCGGACAGGCGGGTGGCTCTCATCGTACGGTCCCGCCGGGAGCGTGGTCAGTCGCCGAGCGGGCGCTGCACGATCGCGATGTGCGGTTTGGGGCGGGCGACTTCGTGGAAGCCGGCGTCCTCGAAGGTCGACAGGGAGCCGTGGTACAGGTCGTTCGTCGACGTCTTCTGCACCGAGACGTCGATGGGGTACGCCTCCACGACGCGGGCGCCTCCGTCGCGGGCGAACGTCACCGCGGCATCCAGCAGCGCAGCGCTGAGCCCCTGGCCGCGGAACTCCCGGCGCACCACGAAACAGCTGACCGCCCAGACCCCGGGGTCATCGAATGGATCGGGGGAGGCGGTGTAATTGCGCGTATGAGCCAGGCGCGGTTGGCGCGCGCGCGGTCCCACCCGCACCCATGCGGCGGGCGCGCCGTCGACGTAGGCGAGCAGGCCCGGCGGGGGACCGGCGGCGATTTCGGCGCGGAACATCTCGGTGCGCGTGTCGACCGTGGTGGCATCCCAGTCCTTGCTGCGCAGCAGCCACCACATGCACTGGCATCCAGCGCCGTCCCCACCATCCGAGAACGCGTGCTGGATGTCGTCGAAACGCTCGGGGGACGCCGTCTCAATGGTGATCTCGCCCATGTCGCGACCGTAGCGGCGGCGTGCGACACCGGCAAGTCAGGGTGTGCGCAGGCGGATGCCGCGGTGCGCCGCGCCCGGCACGGACCGGTTCGCGCGGGCCGCGGCGACCGGCTAGGATAGGGGAGTTGTCCGCTCGCGGACGGCAGAAGACCGGGATGTGGCGCAGCTTGGTAGCGCACTTGACTGGGGGTCAAGGGGTCGCAGGTTCAAATCCTGTCATCCCGACCGGTAAGTCCCGGGAACCTAAGGGTTCCCGGGACTTTTTCGTGGGTGAAACGTGATCACGTCATCGCAATGCCATCACTTTGACCCGTCTCACGCCGTGTCGCGGCGGGGTGCCTCGACTGGCTGGACTTCGCTCCGATTGCCTCCGAGTAGTGGGGCGTCTGGGTGCGCACCTCTTCGGTATGGACGCCGTGGACAGCCTGACGCTCGAGCTCTGGGGTTTGGAGAGACTCCTCAATATCAACGAGCTCGCGGCGTATCTCCGGGTTCCGGTGTCGACCATTTACGAGTGGCGCATGAAGGGGCAGGCGCCTCCCGCGCACCACTACGGCAAGCATCTGACGTTCGCCGCCTCGGATGTGCGGGCTTGGGTGGACGCGCACAAGGAGTCCGAATCTCGAGCGTCGACCGATCCGCGGTGACACGATGAGCCGGCAGCGCCTCGCGATCGGCACGTTCGGCGACATCGGGGTTCCTCCCCGCCGCGCACGGTCGCGTCATGGCCAGGGCGCGCTTCAGGGATTGGGACGGCAGGACCAGGCTCGTGCAGGTGACGGCAGAGACGAAGGTTCTCGCGGAGCGCGCACTGAAGGTGAAGCTCTCGACGCGAGACCTCTTCCAGCCGGCGTCGTCGTCGCTCACACCCGACAGCCCGTTCTCCGCCCTTGTCGACTACTGGCTCGACGACCTCGATCTAGAAGGACGCCTCGCTACGCGCACGCGCCTGCTGTACGAACGCAACATGCGCACGCTCGTGATGCCTGCGCTGGGGAACCTGACATTGCGCGAGATCGGTTTGGCCCGTTGCGATCAGCTCCTCAAGCAACTCAACAGGCAGAGCTACAGTCGAGCCAAGCACGCCCGCGTGGTGCTTATCGATGGAACTTTCGAACATGCGAACTTCTGAAAGTCGGATGTGCCCCTGAGCGTGTTGGCCATGGCCGACCCGGCTGATAGAGGCGTTAGCACCATCGGACTCCGGGCGTGATTCGCGTGATGGGCGCCGTACACAGGCACCGCGATGCCGCGCGACGCCTCGTGAATGTGACCGTCGCAGACTGCCCAGGCGTCGGCGCGATCGTCGCGGGAACGCTCATGACGGTCACACTCCCGGCCGACCACCCCGTCATGGACGGTGCTCTCGCGGCTCAGCTGCCCGCGGCGATCGTCGAGCGCATCGAGCACCCGCTTCGTGCGCTGATCTGAGGCACGGGGGCGCCGCTTCGGGGGGCGAACCCGTCGCGGGATCACATCGGATGCTTCGGATTCACAGTGCGATGCCCGACGGAACCGACTGGGTCTCCCTCCGCACGGTCGACGTTCCCGTCTTGTGCTGTCGCCGAGGCCACGGCGGCATCGATCCTCGCTTGGATGCGAACAGCGGATCGACGCCGGAGTGCGCGAACAAGGAACGCGGCACACAGCACGAGCACGACGAGGGCGAGTTGAGACCAGGGAACGGTCACGACCGTGAACGCTGTACTGGCCGGTGAGAGCGTCGTGTCGGCGGTGTCGGTGCCGACGAGCGACGGATCGGCGGTCAGTGTGCCCGACGTCAATGCGAGGGGCCAGATCACGAGTTCGACTGTCTCGACGGCGGCCTGCCCAGGAAGTATCTCGCGCTGACCCCCGTCGACGGTTGCGGAGGCCAGCCCGAGGGGCCCGTTCATCGAGACTTCGGTCGCCGCACCGAGGCGGAGGTTGCCGCTGTTGGTGATCTCATACTGGACGGTCACCGTCGACGGAGCAAACGGGTTCCATGAGGGAGAGTAGGTCGTGTCGGTCACGACCGGCGTGAGCTGGGCGACGATGTCGCCGGCGACCCGCAGATGGACACGGACTCCCACGCGCGAGGACAGCTCCACGTCGAAGGAGTCACCGACGATCAGCTCAGCGACTATTCCGGCGGGGTGGTCGCCGGGAGTGGCATCGGCAGGTACGCGCACGTCGACCGGCAGCACTACCGTTGTCTCGGCGGGCACCTCGATGGCTATCCCGCCATCGGCTCGTGGCGTGGCGCCATCGATGGCGGGGATCGTGATCCATGAGCCGCCGCCTGTCGCGGCTTCGTCGCCGGGAATCAGGTCGAACGTTCCATCGGCTGTGACGGTCCCGTCGCTGGCATAGACCGCGAAGACGGCCGGGACCGCGCTGTAGTTCGTGAGCGCGACGTGGTCGGAGGCGGTCTCGCCGCCCGCGACAACCTGTCGAAGCGAGACACGCCCGTCCGGACCCTCCTGGCTGGACGGCTGGAGTGACCAAGTGATCCCAGGCGACGAGGGATCCGCCTCCACAGCAGCGATGGCCATCGGGCCAGGTACTGCTGCGAACGCAAATACGAAGGCGAGGGCGGCTATGAAGGGCCGAGAGCGATGAGTCATGGTGTGGTGGGTTGGTGGTCCCGGGTGGCGCAGTGTCAGCGGCTCCACCCGGGACCGGTCTTTTAGTCGACGGGGAAGAGGGATACCGTGACTGCGGCGGTGTAGGCGCCCTCGGGGGTGCCGACGGGGACGTCGAGGAACAGTCCCGCACCGAGCACGCTGGCCCCGCGTCGACCTTCATCGGTAGCGGTGGCAAGGGTCGAGGGAACCGCGAGGCCGTTCCCGCCGTCCATGGCCGTCTCCGATCGGTCTCCGGCAGTCACACCGGGGCGCGAGTCGATCACCCGCGGATCCCACCCGAAGTGATCGGCTCCGACCACATTCGCACCCGAGACGAACGCGGTGGACTGACCGGAAGTGGCCCAGCCGCCACCCGCTGCCTGCGCGGCATTGCGGGAGTCGGTGACCGTGATCGTGGGCAGCTCGCCGGAGAAGCGCCACCGGTCCGGGGCCGTACCGGTGCGCACCAGCTCCACACCCGTACCGAACTCCGCCACTGTCAGCGTCAACGCACCCGACTCGTCCGTCACCTCAGCCGTCACCGGGATCCCCTCGAGGTCCTGATCCAGCGGTGACCGGTTGAACCGATCGGGAGTGTATTCGACGAAGCGAGCCACACCGAGATCGAGGCTCTCAGCGTGTGCATTGAGCGCTTCGACGGTGTCGCGGTCACCCCACGAGCCGGTGTCTAGTCGGTGGAGCAGCAGCTGCGCCGCGGCGACGCGCTCGGCGTCCGTGAAGCCGCAGTGACCCGCGCTGGGCACGAAGGCCTGGCGCAGAAGGTCGCCGTTGCCGGCCTCGCCCACGAGGCGCGCGTACTCTGCCTGCTGTGCGATCGTCGAGATCTGGTCTCCGAGATTGTCGAGCGTCACTACGGGGACCGAAATGTCACCGTTGAACTGCAAACCCTCGGCGAACCGCGCGACGGCTGCCGGATCGGCTGCGATCCGCTCGGTTGCGTTGACCAAGGCGAGCTCGGCCTCGAGCGACAGGCCGGCCTCGGCATACAGCGCTGCTACGGCGGCCTGTGCCTCGGGCGATGCCTTCTCGAGCTGCCGCGCGTAGTCGATTCCGACGTTCCACGACGGGTTGCCACCGGTGAAGATCTCGATGTTCCGACGGCTGCTCATCGCCTGGCCGATGTAGGGGAGGCCGCCACCCGAGAGGGCCCCGTACCATCCAGCCTGGTATGCGTCGAGGTCTGCGGGGTCCGGGAGCGCCGCACCCTGCGCGAACGCCGGCAGCTGGCCGATCGCCGATGCCAGTGCGATGCGCGCCTTGCCTTCGGGGGTCTGCTGCGCCGCGGCGAGCAGACTGCGCCACCCGTTCGTCGACGCGGTGACATCCTGGACGCCGATGACCGGCAGCTCGCCCTCGCGGTCGAGTAGCTGCTTGAGCACGAATACCGTGTCGAGCTTCTGGTTCCACTGCGACACCGTGCCGGACAGGCCGCCGCACATCGCGACGACACCGTCGATGGCATCCGGGTGTCGTTGAGCCACCCCGGCCGCGACGAATCCGCCCTGCGAGGCGCCCATCGCGATTGCGCGGGTCGGCTCCCCGATCTCGGCGCCCAGTCGCTCCAGCGCCTCGACTTGGTTGTCGAGTGCCTGCGCGATGTTCCATCCGGTGACATTGCGCGAAGTCCCGCCATAGGCGGCCCCGCCGTCGATGAGCGCCCGTGCGACCGCCGATGGGTTGCCCGAGCCGTCGAGGTCGACGAACACCGTTCCATTCCAGCCAGCCGGGACGGTGAAACGGAACGGAGTGCTGTCCGCCAGCGTTCCGCTGATGGTGCGTTCGACGGCGTCATCGCCGAACGCCGCCGGGGCGGCGAACTGGAGTCCTGCCGCCAGTAAGGCGCCGCCGGCCAGACCGGCGAGCACCTTCTTCCCTGTCTGAAGATTTCGCATCAGTGATGGTTCCTTCCTCGTGCTTCATTGCGTTCGGAGGTGCCCGCGACGTCGGCCGCGGAATCCAGGCCGGCAGCGCACGGACCGATCGGGTCCGACGCGGAAGACCGTGGCATAACGTCAACTACGTTGATACTCTGGCGACGATACCGCCCCAATCGTGCGGGAGTCAACCACTCCCGAAACGGTTGCGGTGGGAGGCATCCGCCGAACCACGACAATGACGTCTGGAAGGAAAACCCATGCAATGGACAACTGATTCGGTGTCGCCGGGCCGGAGCGCGGCGCCTCGGAGGCACGCCCGCCCGTACCGGCACGTCGGCGTGGCGCTGAGCGCGATCGCGGGACTCGTGCTCGGCCTCTGCGGGGCAGTCGCTGCGCACGCAGAGGACCTCATCGAGGAGCCGATCTCGCTCTCAGGTCAACTCGCGAACGGCACTGCCTATGCGATCACCGTGCCTGCGAACTGGACGGGAACACTCGTCATGGACGCGGACCTGCGGTCGGCCACGAACGCCGAGGGCCGATGGCTCGCTGAGCAGGGCTATGCCGTGGCTTCCCGATCCCGCGACGTCACGGACTGGGATGTGGGCGGAGGCTCGCGCGACCTCATCGAACTGAAGGGGATCTTCGTCGACGCGGTGGGCATCGAACCTGCAACGACCATTGTCACCGGACGCTCGCTTGGAGGGTTGGTCTCACGTGATGCGCTGAACACCTTCGGGGAGGAATTCGACGGAGGCATCCCGATGTGCGGTGGTGGCAGCGGCCTGGTCGGGATGTGGAATCACCGGCTCGACGCATCGTTCGTCCTCGATGTCCTCGTCGGCGGCGGCGGCGCGATAGAACTCGTGCGCATAACGGACCAGTCGGCCGCAGATGCCGCTCTCGGCTCGCTCGTGGATCAGGCGATGGCGACCCCGGAGGGTCGTGCGCGTGTCGCGCTGGCAGGTGCCATCGGCGGCGTCTCCGGGCGGCCCGGCGGCGCGCCGGAGCCTGCAGACGACGACTACGCCACGCGCCTGCAGACGACGGCCTCGACGCTGAAGCTCCTTCTGCTGCGCCGTTCGGTGCTCGAGCAGACTGCGGGTGGGAACATGTCGTGGAATGCCGGCGTCGACTACACGCACCAGTTCGAGACCTCGGGGCAGACGGCGATGGCCGAGGCCCTGTATTCCGAAGCCGGCCTCGACCTCTCCGCCGACCTGGCGACGCTCGCCGGGGCCGAGCGGATCAGCGCCGACGTCGGCGCGGTGGAGTGGGCACGCACGAGTGGTGTCTACGACGGCACGCTTGAGATGCCGGTGCTGAGCGTCTTCACCGACACCGATCCGCGCGCCGCGCTCAGCGAACTGCGCGCCTACGAGGAGACGGTCGCAGCAGCCGGGAGTTCGGAGATGCTGCGCCAGGTCGTCGTCGATCGCTCGGGGCACTGCAGCTTTACCGCCGCCGAGTTCGTCGCCGCACTGGATGCGCTCATGGAGCGGATCGAGACGGGCGAGTGGGGTGACCGTGCTACCCCTGAGGCGCTGAACGCGCGTGCGGCCGCGCTGCAGGCCGAGACAACGATCGTGCTGGGTACGCCCGCGTACTACACGGTGTCGGACATCCCGCCGTTCCCCCGGCTGTTCACCTCGGACATGCTCCTGCCTGGGCTGGATGGGCGTGAGGGGATCCCGGTGACGGCTGAGGTGACGGACGAGTCGGGTGCGTTGACGCTGACAGTGGCGGAGTTCGGTACGGGTGTGGAGCTGGTGCGCACCGGTACGGCCCCGGACCGGTGGCGCTTCTCCGGCGAGCTGCCCACGATCACGGTCACCGACTCCCGCAATGCCGCGCAGGCAGCGGGTGGCGGCTGGGCCACTTCCGGTCAGTCCACCGCGTTCGTCTCGGGTGCGAATGTGGTCGGAGCCGATCACTTCGGGTGGGATCCGCGGGTGATCGACTCGCGCCCCGGTGTGACTGCCGGAGACCGATCGGAGACGGCCATGGACGGCGGGAACGGCCTCGCGGTTCCCTCGACCCTTGCCACCGCTACCGATGAAGGTCGACGCGGGGCCAGCGTGCTCGGTGCGGGACTGTTCCTCGACGTCCCCGTCGGCACCCCCGAGGGCGCCTACACCGCCGCAGTCACGGTATCCCTCTTCCCCGTCGACTGAGCATCGGATCATGTGGGGGACGGAGTCGTCGACTTCGTCCCCCGTGACCGTCTCGTCGAGGATGGGTTGCGCAACCCATGCGTTGCCGCCGAGATTCTTCCCAATAGGGTTGAGGTTCTGGAATATCAACTTTTATGATGTTAGTGTGGTTATCGCCCGATGCCGCTCATGATTTACACAACGATGTGGAGTCTCCGAAATGAAGATGCGACGAGCTGCTGTCCTCCTTCCC is drawn from Microbacterium sp. zg-B96 and contains these coding sequences:
- a CDS encoding S4 domain-containing protein; its protein translation is MTDAVSSARVDAWLWAVRVYKTRSAATTACRAGHVRVNGERAKAAQPVRPGDELRVRVAGFDRILVVRQTITKRVGAALAAAAVEDRTPPPPPREETAFVPMRDRGTGRPTKRERRETDRLRGRETL
- a CDS encoding HNH endonuclease signature motif containing protein; the encoded protein is MNTSPTTTAARTAVLSHEQVISGLEGARRRRAEADADELWFLSQAEAVAEAQTARIPTSDGREREMPLRSMAAEVGAVLRRSDHGMRDRMHDATVLVDEFPATFTALREDRIDRQHVRLIQDAGARIADPDARARFEQAALVACENDTPGRAKPLVLMLAQRLNPVPLEERHKEAAAGRRVWVRDLDDGMAELAALLPAELVYAMRDRLNQHARQIADAHRAAAKAAAEAEAEAIAADVIATDTRTMDQIRADVLTDLVLTGHASAPEATGSIPEGTPIVAQVQIVIPAHTLVGIGDEPAELVGYGPIAPDTARRLAATAEVWERLFTSPTTGAVQQVLTYRPTREMRRHLDARDEHCRFLGCRRPARQCDLDHTHDAALGGPTCLANLANLCPGRHHPVKHGTAWSVVQKADGILEWTSPTGRVYTDIPRRVLEFMALAAIEEPAPF
- a CDS encoding helix-turn-helix domain-containing protein, which translates into the protein MDAVDSLTLELWGLERLLNINELAAYLRVPVSTIYEWRMKGQAPPAHHYGKHLTFAASDVRAWVDAHKESESRASTDPR
- a CDS encoding GNAT family N-acetyltransferase; amino-acid sequence: MGEITIETASPERFDDIQHAFSDGGDGAGCQCMWWLLRSKDWDATTVDTRTEMFRAEIAAGPPPGLLAYVDGAPAAWVRVGPRARQPRLAHTRNYTASPDPFDDPGVWAVSCFVVRREFRGQGLSAALLDAAVTFARDGGARVVEAYPIDVSVQKTSTNDLYHGSLSTFEDAGFHEVARPKPHIAIVQRPLGD
- a CDS encoding lysoplasmalogenase, which translates into the protein MRATRLSARRSAVHLAPGTTVTNPARTQSWWWGFAAYAVIALAHVAFLAVDSPLTYPSKLALMPVLALAAMWALRGTGWGAVATLLIAALAFSWLGDGAAAFFPFFEDELPMMLLCFGLAHACYVWLFWRYVGERRLPWWSAVYAVWWVVLVVVLWPLLGGLAIAVAIYGLLLGATAVAATRCNPAVLVGAVFFLASDTMLAFDRFTPNPPDLLGVAVMVTYTIGQGLIALGVVRYLRAKASR
- a CDS encoding N-terminal phage integrase SAM-like domain-containing protein — protein: MARARFRDWDGRTRLVQVTAETKVLAERALKVKLSTRDLFQPASSSLTPDSPFSALVDYWLDDLDLEGRLATRTRLLYERNMRTLVMPALGNLTLREIGLARCDQLLKQLNRQSYSRAKHARVVLIDGTFEHANF
- a CDS encoding 2-oxo acid dehydrogenase subunit E2; translation: MTVADCPGVGAIVAGTLMTVTLPADHPVMDGALAAQLPAAIVERIEHPLRALI